A genomic window from Methanobrevibacter sp. TLL-48-HuF1 includes:
- a CDS encoding DUF356 domain-containing protein: MALVLIRGENNSKLLNAIADMERHGNLNLATKPKIIDAKFADSLVEKILNSKLRTSSKVATAFFVKEDITLSIMQIKKIHPPAHVVVVSDEYDVFNQLKNKLNNAPDFKGYYSHKAKNGGKIDYKLKGKVKHIENKKINSYSNK, translated from the coding sequence ATGGCATTGGTCTTAATAAGAGGAGAAAACAATTCAAAACTACTAAATGCAATTGCGGACATGGAAAGACATGGAAATTTAAATTTAGCAACTAAACCAAAAATAATTGATGCAAAATTTGCTGATTCATTAGTTGAAAAGATTCTAAATTCTAAACTCAGAACTAGTTCTAAAGTTGCTACTGCCTTTTTTGTTAAAGAAGATATAACTTTAAGTATTATGCAAATTAAAAAAATTCATCCGCCAGCTCATGTTGTAGTTGTTAGTGATGAATATGATGTTTTCAATCAATTAAAAAATAAATTAAATAATGCTCCTGATTTTAAAGGGTATTATTCTCATAAAGCTAAAAATGGCGGAAAAATAGATTATAAACTAAAAGGAAAAGTAAAACATATTGAGAATAAGAAAATAAATAGCTATTCAAACAAATAG
- a CDS encoding proteasome-activating nucleotidase, producing the protein MQEEIDSLKEENSRAKSNLMWKVRKLEKDKVLIENEKIRLERETKSLRSEVERFRSPPLVLATITEVLDDHRMTVKSSTGPSFLVNYSKFLDEKLLVPGSRVALNQQTFGIVEVLPSEKDANVTGMEIETKPDITYDKIGGLEDQIIEVKETVELPLKEPELFEKIGIDPPKGILLYGPPGTGKTLLAKAVANETNATFIKIVASEFVKKYIGEGARLVREVFELAKEKAPAIIFIDELDAVAAKRLKSSTSGDREVQRTLMQLLAELDGFESRGDIGIIGATNRPDILDPALLRPGRFDRFIEVPLPNDDGRKQILKIHTKNMALDEEADLDLLSSLTDGLSGADLKAVCTEAGMFAIREKRDRVTVTDFMDAVEKVLDKERDDEFIKEAGVMFA; encoded by the coding sequence ATGCAAGAAGAAATAGATTCATTAAAAGAAGAAAACTCCAGAGCTAAAAGTAATTTAATGTGGAAAGTTAGGAAATTAGAAAAAGATAAAGTTCTAATCGAAAATGAGAAAATCAGATTAGAAAGAGAAACTAAATCCTTACGTTCTGAAGTAGAGAGATTCAGATCACCTCCTTTAGTTTTAGCTACTATTACTGAAGTTTTGGATGATCACAGAATGACTGTTAAAAGTAGTACCGGACCTAGCTTTTTAGTTAATTATTCAAAATTCTTAGATGAAAAATTATTAGTACCAGGTTCCAGAGTTGCTCTAAATCAGCAAACCTTTGGTATTGTAGAAGTTTTACCATCAGAAAAAGATGCAAATGTTACAGGAATGGAAATTGAAACAAAACCTGATATTACATATGATAAAATTGGTGGACTTGAAGATCAAATAATTGAAGTTAAAGAAACTGTTGAACTTCCTTTAAAAGAACCAGAATTATTTGAAAAAATAGGTATTGACCCTCCTAAAGGAATATTATTATATGGACCTCCTGGAACAGGTAAAACTTTACTTGCAAAAGCAGTAGCTAATGAAACAAATGCTACGTTTATCAAAATTGTAGCTTCTGAATTTGTTAAAAAATACATTGGAGAAGGAGCAAGGCTTGTTCGTGAAGTATTTGAATTAGCTAAGGAAAAAGCACCTGCCATTATTTTCATTGATGAACTTGATGCTGTTGCAGCTAAAAGACTTAAAAGTTCCACTAGTGGAGATAGAGAGGTTCAAAGAACTTTAATGCAGTTACTTGCAGAACTTGACGGATTTGAATCTAGAGGGGATATTGGAATTATCGGAGCAACAAACCGTCCGGATATTTTGGATCCTGCATTATTAAGACCTGGTCGTTTTGACAGATTCATTGAAGTTCCGCTTCCTAATGATGATGGAAGAAAACAAATCTTAAAGATACATACTAAAAACATGGCTTTAGATGAAGAAGCAGACTTGGATTTGCTCAGCAGTTTAACTGACGGTCTTTCTGGTGCTGATTTAAAAGCAGTATGTACTGAAGCAGGTATGTTTGCTATTCGTGAAAAAAGAGACAGAGTTACAGTAACTGATTTCATGGATGCTGTGGAAAAAGTTCTTGATAAAGAACGTGACGATGAATTTATAAAAGAAGCAGGCGTGATGTTTGCTTAA
- a CDS encoding multiprotein bridging factor aMBF1, whose product MECEICGRQVSDNPKRAKIEGSVMIVCDECAKLGKIQKAPPKPKFRKSNKPKKNKKTRQNYSKDEPKEELIEDFNIKIRKARESKNLSREELGQKIYEKVSVINRIESGKMIPDIRLTKKLENALNITLIENVEELDLSKYTGNSSQGRTLGNVVKIKKR is encoded by the coding sequence ATGGAATGCGAAATTTGTGGTAGACAAGTATCTGACAATCCTAAAAGAGCAAAAATTGAAGGATCTGTCATGATTGTTTGTGATGAATGTGCTAAGCTTGGAAAAATACAAAAAGCACCTCCAAAACCAAAATTTAGAAAATCAAACAAACCTAAGAAAAATAAAAAAACAAGACAAAATTACTCTAAAGATGAACCAAAAGAAGAATTAATTGAAGATTTTAACATCAAAATTAGAAAAGCCAGAGAATCTAAAAACTTATCAAGAGAAGAATTAGGTCAAAAAATCTATGAAAAAGTTTCTGTTATAAATAGAATTGAATCTGGTAAAATGATTCCAGATATAAGATTAACAAAAAAATTAGAAAATGCTTTAAATATTACTTTAATTGAGAATGTGGAAGAACTGGATTTAAGCAAGTACACAGGTAACTCTTCACAAGGCCGTACTCTCGGTAATGTTGTAAAAATTAAAAAAAGATAG
- a CDS encoding PH domain-containing protein → MLFNKDDKITNEKTIYQTKPNMLLGCKKAIFGVILLIVVLSVASPIITFIGEMQVYLISYVKLSLTRYAAIALFVIILFIILYIIWQLINWYYMEYILTDSRIIIKSGVLYTKKNYMPYGTIQDVSTSQSIVAKILNVGTVSVYSAYDNNQMKLANISNVSEVENIIFSRISNQNNLRGRHSRNDFSVNRPQNEYYSDDGYYEPSNDCLSKRRQYLDEDYYDENEYYEPQEYYKKEPVRDYEYYPEELNFEEEKRHNYEYEPYMEDSLEENIENAINNMDNRSQSRSYYNEGIGDYSYGDDDYYRENEAELYYNDPDTQDSKFEEKDIDTHTKDSKETIIRRHFDKFKK, encoded by the coding sequence ATGTTGTTTAATAAAGATGATAAAATAACTAATGAAAAAACTATTTATCAAACCAAACCTAATATGCTTTTAGGATGTAAAAAAGCTATTTTTGGAGTTATTTTATTAATTGTTGTTTTATCTGTTGCATCACCGATTATTACATTTATTGGTGAAATGCAAGTATATTTAATATCTTATGTTAAATTATCTTTAACAAGGTATGCAGCTATTGCACTTTTTGTAATTATACTTTTTATTATTCTGTATATAATTTGGCAGTTAATCAACTGGTATTATATGGAGTATATCTTAACTGATTCAAGAATTATTATTAAATCAGGAGTTTTATACACCAAAAAAAATTACATGCCTTATGGAACAATTCAGGATGTAAGTACCTCTCAAAGTATTGTAGCTAAAATATTAAATGTTGGAACAGTTTCTGTTTATAGTGCTTATGATAACAATCAAATGAAATTAGCTAATATTTCAAATGTTAGTGAAGTTGAAAACATAATTTTCTCAAGAATATCAAATCAGAATAATTTAAGAGGCAGACATTCCAGAAATGATTTTTCTGTAAACAGACCTCAAAATGAATACTATTCTGATGATGGATATTATGAACCTTCTAATGACTGTCTGTCAAAAAGAAGGCAATATTTAGATGAAGATTACTATGATGAAAACGAGTACTATGAACCTCAGGAGTATTATAAAAAAGAACCTGTTAGAGATTATGAATATTATCCTGAAGAATTAAACTTTGAAGAAGAAAAAAGGCATAATTATGAATATGAACCTTATATGGAAGATTCTTTAGAAGAAAATATTGAAAATGCTATTAACAATATGGATAACAGATCTCAAAGCAGGAGCTATTATAATGAAGGCATAGGTGATTATTCATATGGTGATGATGATTACTATAGGGAAAATGAAGCTGAACTTTATTATAATGATCCAGACACTCAAGATTCAAAATTTGAAGAAAAAGATATAGATACTCATACAAAAGATTCTAAAGAAACCATCATTAGAAGACATTTTGATAAATTTAAAAAATGA
- a CDS encoding TIGR01177 family methyltransferase: MELLCIQSQEHDKLPLAELKAVIECENMELNISKITEGLILLTDISNENLDDYYQTFVRRLGYTHEVDEVILKSSIDKLEKDILAIDWSRYISENFAVRVKRFNSPIDTVAIERKVGSLILSKCENVKVKLKKPDSLIRLIAHEDAIYISIEKFKLNKKHFEEIKPHKRPFFYPGSMSPKLARCMVNLSRVNSGDLLLDPFCGTGGILIEAGLIGCKVAGSDVNWKMKNGSAINLDYCGITDYRTFNVDVRELKMYEKVDSVVTDPPYGISTSTGDIDGDEIFNEFFHSIYNNMKDDAYLCMASPHYVDLNPMIAEVGFELVEQYGIKMHRSLTRIISVIRKKNV; the protein is encoded by the coding sequence ATGGAATTACTATGTATACAATCTCAGGAACATGATAAATTACCTCTTGCAGAACTAAAAGCAGTTATTGAATGTGAAAATATGGAACTGAATATTTCCAAAATAACTGAAGGCCTTATTCTATTAACGGATATTTCCAATGAAAACTTAGATGACTATTATCAGACATTTGTAAGAAGACTGGGATACACACATGAAGTAGATGAAGTAATACTTAAATCTTCCATAGATAAGTTAGAAAAAGATATTTTAGCTATTGACTGGAGCAGATATATTTCTGAAAACTTTGCTGTAAGAGTAAAAAGATTCAACTCTCCAATTGATACAGTAGCTATTGAGCGAAAAGTAGGGTCATTAATTTTATCTAAATGTGAAAATGTAAAAGTAAAACTAAAAAAACCTGATTCCTTAATCAGATTAATTGCTCATGAAGATGCTATTTACATATCCATTGAAAAATTTAAACTTAATAAAAAACATTTTGAAGAAATAAAACCTCATAAAAGGCCATTTTTCTACCCTGGTTCAATGAGTCCGAAATTAGCCAGATGCATGGTTAACCTATCTAGGGTTAATTCTGGAGATTTATTGTTGGATCCTTTTTGTGGAACTGGTGGAATACTTATTGAAGCAGGATTAATTGGATGTAAAGTTGCGGGATCTGATGTTAACTGGAAAATGAAAAATGGAAGTGCCATTAATTTGGATTATTGTGGAATAACTGATTATAGAACATTTAACGTTGATGTACGTGAACTTAAAATGTATGAAAAGGTAGACAGCGTAGTTACTGATCCGCCTTATGGGATTTCTACTTCAACTGGTGATATTGATGGTGATGAAATTTTCAATGAATTTTTCCACTCAATTTATAATAATATGAAAGATGATGCCTATTTGTGTATGGCCAGCCCTCATTATGTTGATTTAAATCCTATGATTGCTGAAGTTGGTTTTGAATTAGTTGAACAATATGGAATTAAAATGCATAGAAGTTTAACAAGAATAATTTCAGTTATTCGTAAGAAAAATGTTTAA
- a CDS encoding Mur ligase family protein, which translates to MIIQDLASFIEGNIIGKDSFFDDEGFTGRFTFLNDAIDGDIVIRHKINDKGVEIAASKNLACLITQNPQDGACDKAIELNFPLIIVDKIELATAYALKWTIEKFSPDSKNVIITGTNGKSTTSHLIYHILKNTESHVFTNTDSESEFNTLIDPMVSKLISDEVKNNGKLDYLVIEVSEVQGWLGNLMKHHAYLMASAVKPCVGVITNIAMDHIGLVNSIDEVFDEINQVPNAIGDGVTVLNYDDDLVMKLTPNNPFLCSMNKFDSKNPHVYYDDGIFYEGNLILENNDLPFTSHHFIQNILSAVAACISLDIDIKNIVEGVKSYRPLNRRFSKLHENPLIVDDFAHNPDGIKATIAETYKLLPKNQTLYVVCSIRGSRGVEINKLNVEALVESMNDNIKLVLSSSNDVVDHLNFVEDEEREIFFEVLNQNNIDYNYFDNLCDCLKDTYRCADAKDIILLIGAQGMDPAEGLLENILRK; encoded by the coding sequence ATGATTATACAAGATTTAGCTAGTTTTATTGAAGGCAACATTATTGGAAAAGACAGTTTTTTTGATGATGAAGGATTTACAGGAAGATTTACATTTTTAAATGATGCCATTGATGGAGATATTGTAATACGCCATAAAATTAATGATAAAGGTGTTGAAATTGCAGCTAGTAAAAATTTAGCCTGTTTAATTACTCAAAATCCTCAGGATGGAGCTTGTGATAAAGCAATTGAATTAAATTTTCCACTGATTATTGTAGATAAAATAGAGTTAGCTACTGCTTATGCTCTTAAATGGACAATTGAAAAATTTTCTCCTGATTCAAAAAATGTTATTATAACGGGCACTAATGGAAAATCAACAACTTCTCATCTAATTTACCATATTTTAAAAAATACTGAATCACATGTTTTTACGAATACGGATAGTGAATCAGAATTTAATACATTAATTGATCCGATGGTTTCCAAATTAATTTCGGATGAAGTTAAAAATAATGGAAAATTGGACTATTTGGTTATTGAAGTTTCTGAAGTTCAAGGTTGGCTTGGAAATTTAATGAAACATCATGCATATCTGATGGCCAGTGCAGTTAAACCCTGTGTTGGAGTTATAACTAATATAGCTATGGATCATATAGGGCTTGTAAACTCTATTGATGAGGTTTTTGATGAAATAAATCAAGTTCCTAATGCTATTGGAGATGGAGTTACAGTATTGAATTATGATGATGATTTAGTGATGAAATTAACTCCAAATAATCCATTTTTATGTTCAATGAATAAATTCGACTCAAAAAATCCTCATGTTTATTATGATGATGGAATTTTTTATGAAGGTAATCTGATTTTGGAAAATAATGATTTGCCATTTACTTCTCATCATTTTATTCAAAATATTTTATCTGCAGTTGCAGCATGCATATCTTTAGATATTGATATCAAAAACATTGTTGAAGGGGTAAAATCTTACAGACCATTAAACAGAAGATTTTCAAAACTTCATGAAAATCCGTTAATTGTAGATGATTTTGCACATAATCCTGACGGTATAAAGGCTACAATTGCGGAAACTTATAAATTACTTCCAAAAAACCAAACATTATATGTTGTATGTTCTATCAGAGGTTCAAGAGGCGTGGAAATCAATAAATTGAATGTTGAAGCATTGGTGGAATCTATGAATGATAATATAAAGCTGGTTTTATCTTCAAGTAATGATGTTGTTGACCATTTAAATTTTGTTGAAGATGAAGAGCGAGAAATTTTCTTTGAAGTGTTAAATCAGAATAATATTGATTATAATTATTTTGATAATTTATGTGACTGTTTAAAAGACACATACAGGTGTGCTGATGCGAAGGATATTATTTTATTAATTGGTGCACAGGGAATGGACCCTGCTGAAGGTCTTTTGGAAAATATTTTAAGGAAATAA